The Verrucomicrobiota bacterium genome has a segment encoding these proteins:
- a CDS encoding phage protease: MSTLILNRDWEHPKDNWYHLEALGNHPNAAGKVVQVVDAAAVQQMCNRFAVEAAKPDFAGMLVDHEHFKANPDQETRAYGWLMAVQARADGLYGQIRWTNTGREAVDGGDYRYFSTEYDPNDCEKVGDGKIRPLRLAGLTLTNDPNNKGQRPITNRNADCGLRIAELGSGKLILQKNEPGRVGLRRTQPCG, translated from the coding sequence ATGAGCACGTTGATTTTGAATCGGGATTGGGAGCATCCAAAGGATAATTGGTATCACTTGGAGGCGCTGGGGAATCATCCGAATGCGGCGGGGAAGGTCGTCCAGGTGGTGGATGCCGCGGCGGTGCAGCAGATGTGCAACCGGTTTGCGGTGGAAGCGGCGAAGCCGGATTTTGCGGGGATGCTGGTGGATCATGAGCATTTCAAGGCGAACCCGGACCAGGAGACGCGGGCATACGGGTGGCTGATGGCGGTGCAGGCGCGAGCGGATGGGCTTTACGGCCAGATCCGGTGGACGAACACGGGCCGGGAGGCGGTGGATGGCGGGGATTATCGGTATTTCTCAACGGAGTATGATCCGAATGATTGCGAGAAGGTGGGCGACGGGAAGATCCGGCCGCTGCGGCTGGCGGGGCTGACGTTGACGAATGACCCGAATAATAAGGGGCAGAGGCCGATCACTAATCGGAATGCGGATTGCGGATTGCGGATTGCGGAATTGGGAAGCGGGAAGTTGATTTTGCAGAAAAATGAACCGGGTCGAGTAGGACTGAGGCGCACGCAACCTTGCGG
- a CDS encoding DUF551 domain-containing protein produces the protein MKLFISTEVFRGSDSKNRNKATCEWNGKRHRMTSLRSELDAAQMLAQHLVISEHPSADPKQITVQIVACGAYEAEYTNPVTPVNPVNPVNPVPPNPKAPQPRTIFWISVDDHLPDDECTVLVQDSSGDCWMSHHVYNHWLEHLLEWPIKDVTHWSHLPEPAN, from the coding sequence ATGAAACTCTTCATCTCCACCGAAGTCTTTCGCGGCAGCGATAGCAAAAACCGTAACAAAGCCACCTGCGAGTGGAACGGCAAACGCCATCGGATGACCTCACTGCGCTCCGAACTCGACGCCGCCCAAATGCTGGCTCAACACCTCGTCATCTCCGAACACCCCAGCGCCGATCCCAAACAAATCACCGTCCAAATCGTCGCCTGTGGAGCCTACGAAGCCGAATACACCAACCCCGTCACCCCAGTCAATCCGGTCAATCCGGTCAATCCGGTCCCTCCTAACCCCAAGGCTCCCCAACCCCGCACCATCTTCTGGATCTCCGTGGACGACCACCTCCCCGACGACGAATGCACAGTTTTAGTACAGGACTCTAGCGGTGACTGTTGGATGTCTCATCATGTTTATAATCATTGGCTGGAACATCTCTTGGAATGGCCAATTAAAGATGTCACCCACTGGTCCCACCTCCCCGAACCCGCCAACTAA